In Ferrimicrobium acidiphilum DSM 19497, the DNA window CGCATAACCCGGCGCGACTTGCGTTGCGCAGCGATGGCGTCGATGGTAGCAGCGAGTAACAATGGGGCAATGGCGTAGCCAAATATGGCGTAAATTGAGCCTCTTACCAACGCTATCGCCACTATTGGCGAGAGTGCATACAGTATCCCTGATGCTCGTGCGTATCCATCAGGGAGTCGGCGGCGAGCGACTCGATAGGCTCCTATCGGCCCAATTATCAAGGAGCTGAAAACGAGCAACCAGACGCCGAGTGCGGTATGTCCGATCAACACAAATCCCAGCAGGCCTATGATCAAGTCGGAGGTGGGCAAGATAGCGACCCCGAGGAGGTGGCTCGCTCCGTGGCCTGAGAAATACGCGCCCAACAGTTGCACCGGAGAGGAATAAAGTGTGAAAGAACCCTTTAGAGGGGTCGGTGCGAAGAGCACTGAGCGCGCGAGCACAATGCTCAGGGCTATCGAGACCCAAAGAGCCCAACGCCCAAGTGAACTTCGCTCAACTCGAGTCGTCGGGGAATCTGCATCAGGATCGTCTCGAGATGCATCGTGACTCGGTCTCGTCCGATTGTGAGACAAGAAACGCCGCAATGTGAGCCAGGAACCTGAAAACGTGAGTAGACGTGGGTCAAGCCCGCGTGCAAGCATCGCCTCCCGTTCTCGACGCAGTGCATCACGCTCGGTTATGATCCCAATGGCCTTCAAGCTACCCCAGGCCACCCTAGGACGTGCGGTGAGCGTCAGGAACAATGCCTCCGCGATTCGCTCTACGAAGAACACCAACAACGCAATCGATCGCATCCGACCCTGTTCGAGCTTACTAATACACCGAGCCTGATGACGACGCTTGAGTTCTATACGCTCTGCGTGAGATAGCGCCACCCGTTCATCAGCAACAACTCCGCGTCGTACTGCCCGCAATCGTGGCGAACGACGCCCCGAGGTCGAAACTGACCTATGGCGCACGCGCGCATGCGGTGCGGTTGAGATTCGTGCGCCTGCCATCCGAACTCGACAAGACAGATCAACCTCTTGATAGACGCTACCAAAACTTGCATCAAAGCCTCCGAGCGAACTGAATAGGTCGGCACGCACCAGCATGGCACAACCGGCACCAACGGCCACCTCGTTGATCTCGTCATACTGGCCCTGGTCAAGGTCACCAACCTCAACCCTTGTTGCCGTTCCCATCAAAAAATCAAGGTCACTACCGAGTTCGAGAATCTGACGCGGGGAATCATAGGCGACAATTTTTGGGGTGACGAGACCTGAGTTGGTTGCATAAGCCACCTCCATCATTGCCGCTAGCGCATTTGGGGCGAGTGCAACATCGTCATGACAGAACAAAAAGAACTTAGCGTCGTTCACCAGTTCGACGCCTGCGTTGACCGCGGCCCCAAAGCCCGGGTTGCCTGGTAACTCAAGTACTTGAGCATTCGGGAGCAGGCGGTGGGTCAGGTCATCAACCCGACCAGATTGGTCAACATTAACTACTACGATGTCGAGATCGGGGTATCCGAGCGAGGAGATACTCGCCAGACACTCCTCGAAGTAGTCGCCCGGATCGTGGGCAACAACAACCACTGCCACTTTGGGGGGTGCTTGCATCAGAAGCTACACGCTAGTCGCCCGAGTGTGGTCCACCATCACCAAGCAGTTCTTCAACAACCTTCGCAAGAGTCTGACGGAGCGATAGCTGGGGTTGGAACCCGGTTGCCGCCTGCATTCGACTCGGATCCCCCACCACCAGCTCCACATCGTTGGGGCGTAAAAGCTGAGGGTCTACCTCTAGTTGAATCGGGTAGTCCAGGAGATCTGTCAGTATCGTGATCAAGTCGTTCACACTAACAGCCCGTCCAGAGCAAACGTTATAGACACCACCGGCCTCGCCCTCCAAGGCAAGCAATCGATAGGCTCGTACAACGTCTCTGACATCCATAAAATCACGACGAGCAGCTACATTACCTACAGTTAAACGTAAGTGACGTTTCGCTTTCGCCTCGATAAGTCGAGCAGCAAGAGCTGGTATGAGATAGTCGGACGACTGACCCGGCCCGGTATGATTGAACGGTCGTACAACGACAACAGGCATACCGTGTCCGTACCATCCTTGTAACGCAGCAATCTCAGAGGCGGCCTTTGAAGCGGCATAGGGAGATACAGGGCAGAGCTGCTGAGACTCGGAGATGGGTAGATGGCTGGGATCGACTCGCCCGTAGACCTCAGACGAAGATACGTACACAAATCGTGGTGGTCGTGGAAGATTTGCGAGCCCCAACACCAAGTTCGCAGTACTCACAACGTTGTTGTGATAGTACAGCGGGGGATCCGACCATGATGTGCCGACGTGAGATAGCGCGGCGAGGTGATAACAGACCTCGACCTCCATGACACCCAACGCGTGCTCAAGAGATCCACGATCACAAAGATTGAGATCCTGTCCAAACTCCACCACCTCGTCACCCTGGTCACGAAGGTGACGACACAGCCATCTCCCAACGAATCCATGGCTGCCAGTAACGAGAGCGCGCAACGTAGACCTATCCCTCTAAGAGCTGCCGATACAACACGACAGTCTCGCGTGCGGCGCGCTCCCATGTAAAACTCCTCGCCCACTGCACTTGACGTTCAATCTCATCAGGCGTACGCGAAGTCAGTGCTGCGGTCTCAATCCCTTGAGCAATCGAATCCACATCGTCTGGATCTGCCAACCATGCATACTCCCCGCCCACCTCGGCCATAGCCGACTTATTGCTGGTAACGACATTCAGACCCGAGGCTAATGCCTCTAGAACCGGCAATCCGAATCCCTCCGCGTTAGACACGTAGATCATCGCTCGTGCCCGGCGCAGCGCATGCCGTAACTCCTTCTCGTTGAGATAGCCCTCGATGCTCACACGTCCCCGATTGTGCATTGCATCCAAAGCGTCATCGAAGTCGCTGGTTTTCCAACCTCGCTTGCCGATGATCCGCAACCTCCAATCCGGATGTCGATCGGCTACCTTGTCAAAAGCTTGTAGAACCCTAGGCAAGTTCTTGCGTGGTTCGATTGTTCCAAGCGAGCAGAGCTCGACGCCATCATCCTCATCACCACCATGCTCTGGGACGAGCAAGGGATCAACGCCATGATAGATCACGTGTATCGGCGGCGTCACTGGAAAATGTTCACGCAGACGATCTGCGGTTGCCTGCGAGGGCACAATCAGCGCATCTGAGCGCTTCACCGCCAATCGGGTAGCACGCTGGAAGTAGCGCACCTTCGCGGGTTCATGCCATTCGGGGTTATCGAAAAAGGTTAGATCGTGGATAGTTGAGACGACCCGAAGTCTGTGGCGAGCAGCTGGAACCTGATAGTGGAGCCCATGGAACACCTGCGCACCACCCTTGATGGCGATACTTCCAAGACTCCTCTCTTGATAGAGCAGTCGAAGCGGTCGACTGTTGGGAGCAGCGATAAGATTTTCGTAGTTTCCCCGCGGTGGGAGGGCAAAAAGTCGAAGCGATGTCCGTGTCGTCAACAGTGAGATTGGAGGACGATCTTCAAGATGGTAGATGGCAGCAACGAGCTCCTTGGCGTAACGCCCCACGCCAGTGGGGTCACCAGGGATGGACGTTGCATCGATAGCTACAGGGTTCACTCCGTCAGCTCCTCCCATAGTTTTACATGTCGTCGGGCAGCCTCTATCCAGGTTAGCCCCTCAACAGCGAGCAAACCATGAGCAACCAAGCGAGACCGCAAGGGATCATCATGAACTATACGTTCAATTGCTTCGGCGATCGCATCCACATCAGTAGGCTCCACCCTGAGGCCACCAAAGCGAGCCGCAGGGATGTTAGCCGATGTCACCACAGGGACCGCCCCGGCAAGCGCCTCGATGACTGGCAGACCAAAGCCCTCCTGGAGTGGAACGTACAGGAGTGCCTGTGCACGTGCAAGCAGGCCTGAAACAACTCCAGCCGTGACCTTGCCCACCATGTAGACCCCCCGAGGTGGAGTGATCTCTGGTCCCCATCCCTTCGGGCCAACGATCACAAGGGGTAGAGGATCAAAGGTGGTAGCTCGATAATGCTGGTAGGCCTGGAGAATGCGTATCAGGTTTTTGCGTGGCTCTATCGTGCCTAACACCATTAGATATCTATCTACTATGCCAAGGTTGGCTAGCAAACTGCTGGTGGCTGCGAGATCCGCTGGCGCGACGTGATCTACCCCGGGTGGGATGACCACAATTCGTTCTGGCGCGATACCAGCGTCCATGAGCTGGGGAACCGTCTCGGTCGCCAAGGTCACGATGCGAGAATCGCTCTCGACTACCTGAGCAAGGCGACGTTCATGCCAACTTCTTGCTCGAGACGGGAACGTCTCCTGAGCAGTCCGAAACAGGAGGTCATAGACCGCTACTGCCTTCGGAATATCCATGCGGAGCGGAGGCCCGCCAAGCGAAAACGCATGGTAGAACGTCCAAGGTCCGCTCGCAAGGTGCATCCCCTTATCCCACAATCGCTGCTGTATACGATGCTCAAAACGAGCCTGGACGTGTCTGCCTTGCCACCGGCTTGGAACAATCGAAACGTCCGTTTTGGAGGTTAGAAGATCTAGGTTTAGTTCTAACCGTAGCTGGCTGATCCCTTGCAAAATACCGCCAATATAGACGCCAATACCGCCAGGTACTGGCCGAGCAAGCTGATCAACGAAGAGTAACCCGTGCCTCATCCTTGCGCCGCCCGCGCATACAAAGCTGCCATCTGCTCTCCATTCGTCTTCCAGGAGAACTGGGCGGCTCTAGCGTAGCCCCGCTCGATCATCACAGCACGAGTCTCACTCTCATCGATCAGGACCTCAAGTGCTTGAGCAAGCTCCTCTACTGCACGTGGGGGCACCATCATCGCAGCCTCGGCAACTACCTCACAAATCGCTCCAATATTCGTGGTTACCACTGGCGTGCCCACACTCATCGCCTCCAAC includes these proteins:
- a CDS encoding glycosyltransferase family 2 protein yields the protein MQAPPKVAVVVVAHDPGDYFEECLASISSLGYPDLDIVVVNVDQSGRVDDLTHRLLPNAQVLELPGNPGFGAAVNAGVELVNDAKFFLFCHDDVALAPNALAAMMEVAYATNSGLVTPKIVAYDSPRQILELGSDLDFLMGTATRVEVGDLDQGQYDEINEVAVGAGCAMLVRADLFSSLGGFDASFGSVYQEVDLSCRVRMAGARISTAPHARVRHRSVSTSGRRSPRLRAVRRGVVADERVALSHAERIELKRRHQARCISKLEQGRMRSIALLVFFVERIAEALFLTLTARPRVAWGSLKAIGIITERDALRREREAMLARGLDPRLLTFSGSWLTLRRFLSHNRTRPSHDASRDDPDADSPTTRVERSSLGRWALWVSIALSIVLARSVLFAPTPLKGSFTLYSSPVQLLGAYFSGHGASHLLGVAILPTSDLIIGLLGFVLIGHTALGVWLLVFSSLIIGPIGAYRVARRRLPDGYARASGILYALSPIVAIALVRGSIYAIFGYAIAPLLLAATIDAIAAQRKSRRVMRRSNLRVAALFALAVALAPQLAIVWLLAAVVQVLVYLVTVGPERARRLFVVVCYASVVGFLTNLPWIGGLIVVHPGVDYLFTGFVNPTSSAISSAFGASVVGGLSSWLLAAMVLTLVVVVLGFGEGRDSSLLVATIATVSYTVFAVMAGRGFLGGSPIAPVYPTIMATLIASVALPGAMRLMLRRLRSFGLGVHHVTAGLVTLALVVAALGSALGAIGGQPGPASTTRDTLPLVEGLVRHPQSVLWVELGTGPRIVTGEKLTNGVYVGLTEGVAPTVLTAGAPAVTRGQGALDHLVALALAGRTVRLGDELAAVGVDEVVVVGAPRTVAADAFTTAFGRQLDMAQIFSQGGISVYRLTARPASLARAATPFDPWLTVGIVIQLVMMLILLLGLFGRRSWLRARTRGQTVGLGNAPASAVPVPVGPRS
- a CDS encoding GDP-mannose 4,6-dehydratase, producing MRALVTGSHGFVGRWLCRHLRDQGDEVVEFGQDLNLCDRGSLEHALGVMEVEVCYHLAALSHVGTSWSDPPLYYHNNVVSTANLVLGLANLPRPPRFVYVSSSEVYGRVDPSHLPISESQQLCPVSPYAASKAASEIAALQGWYGHGMPVVVVRPFNHTGPGQSSDYLIPALAARLIEAKAKRHLRLTVGNVAARRDFMDVRDVVRAYRLLALEGEAGGVYNVCSGRAVSVNDLITILTDLLDYPIQLEVDPQLLRPNDVELVVGDPSRMQAATGFQPQLSLRQTLAKVVEELLGDGGPHSGD
- a CDS encoding glycosyltransferase family 4 protein codes for the protein MNPVAIDATSIPGDPTGVGRYAKELVAAIYHLEDRPPISLLTTRTSLRLFALPPRGNYENLIAAPNSRPLRLLYQERSLGSIAIKGGAQVFHGLHYQVPAARHRLRVVSTIHDLTFFDNPEWHEPAKVRYFQRATRLAVKRSDALIVPSQATADRLREHFPVTPPIHVIYHGVDPLLVPEHGGDEDDGVELCSLGTIEPRKNLPRVLQAFDKVADRHPDWRLRIIGKRGWKTSDFDDALDAMHNRGRVSIEGYLNEKELRHALRRARAMIYVSNAEGFGLPVLEALASGLNVVTSNKSAMAEVGGEYAWLADPDDVDSIAQGIETAALTSRTPDEIERQVQWARSFTWERAARETVVLYRQLLEG
- a CDS encoding glycosyltransferase family 4 protein — encoded protein: MRHGLLFVDQLARPVPGGIGVYIGGILQGISQLRLELNLDLLTSKTDVSIVPSRWQGRHVQARFEHRIQQRLWDKGMHLASGPWTFYHAFSLGGPPLRMDIPKAVAVYDLLFRTAQETFPSRARSWHERRLAQVVESDSRIVTLATETVPQLMDAGIAPERIVVIPPGVDHVAPADLAATSSLLANLGIVDRYLMVLGTIEPRKNLIRILQAYQHYRATTFDPLPLVIVGPKGWGPEITPPRGVYMVGKVTAGVVSGLLARAQALLYVPLQEGFGLPVIEALAGAVPVVTSANIPAARFGGLRVEPTDVDAIAEAIERIVHDDPLRSRLVAHGLLAVEGLTWIEAARRHVKLWEELTE